In the Podospora pseudocomata strain CBS 415.72m chromosome 5, whole genome shotgun sequence genome, one interval contains:
- a CDS encoding hypothetical protein (EggNog:ENOG503P3TC), which yields METSDRTVEFISTVTTMTVIAFCAVFLRLFSKAKYGKEVMLDDNLMVVAWLLTLGSLALLLASVANFGYTLHQQVEDKFPKGAAALISVAQALSSCSGAAAKTSAALLLWRITPVFWQRALLKTTTAITILTTLIVAVVMSVKINDNNMQQECVDRTTAWNFGIFYAVWGVISDFILSLLPWIMVWKLRMKKAEKYGLAVALSMGCVTSILGIMKLSYINCVSVLDLDLSYTSIDLITYHFVEPTVIITAASIPALRFFLHNQVTAMRRSCRASELLDMTNPITNASRASRRSFLPRPPAQAHQHHHPLVDSESMISLSAMFRSLPPSAEDPPPMPPIRSMPVARVGVAGASSSEGRNMTTVTTITGGHNNIRSASSNEQQPKEGEILRTVRVVVSSEGEGSTLTSEPTASIRESYREPREPREPRERSWNTWPSGRRESDLEMGDVIRENERKGGKKNE from the exons ATGGAGACCTCGGACCGGACGGTGGAGTTCatctccaccgtcaccacaaTGACGGTGATTGCGTTTTGTGCTGTGTTCCTCCGGCTTTTTTCAAAAGCCAAGTACGGAAAGGAGGTGATGCTGGACGACAACCTCATGGTGGTCGCCTGG CTCCTCACGCTCGGAAGCCTGGCGCTGCTGCTAGCGTCGGTAGCCAACTTTGGCTACACTCTCCACCAACAGGTGGAGGACAAGTTTCCCAAGGGCGCCGCCGCCCTGATCTCGGTGGCCCAGGCCCTGAGCTCTTGCTCAGGGGCTGCGGCCAAAACTTCCGCCgccctgctgctgtggaGGATCACCCCGGTGTTTTGGCAGAGGGCTCTGctcaagaccaccaccgccatcaccatcttgACGACCCTCATCGTcgcggtggtgatgtcggtcaagatcaacgacaacaacatgCAGCAAGAGTGTGTCGACAGGACTACAGCCTGGAACTTTGGGATCTTTTATGCTG TATGGGGCGTTATCTCCGACTTTATTTTGTCCCTTTTACCCTGGATCATGGTCTGGAAGCTTCGGATGAAAAAGGCAGAGAAGTACGGTCTCGCCGTCGCGCTGAGCATGGGTTGCGT AACAAGCATCCTCGGGATTATGAAACTCTCGTACATCAATTGCGTCTCTGTTCTCGACCTCGATCTCTCTT ACACCTCGATAGACCTCATTACATACCACTTCGTCGAACCGACCGTAATCATCACTGCGGCCTCCATTCCTGCCCTCCGCTTCTTTCTACATAACCAAGTTACCGCCATGCGCCGCTCGTGCCGCGCAAGCGAGCTACTCGATATGACCAACCCAATCACGAATGCTTCACGAGCCAGCCGAAGAAGCTTCCTCCCCCGGCCCCCAGCTCAAgcacatcaacatcatcacccccttgTTGATTCCGAGTCCATGATCTCTTTGTCCGCAATGTTTAGAAGTTTACCCCCCTCCGCGGAAGACCCACCACCTATGCCACCGATTCGGTCTATGCCCGTTGCCCGAGTAGGCGTTGCTGGCGCGAGTTCCAGCGAAGGAAGAAATATGACGACTGttaccaccatcaccggaGGACATAACAACATTAGATCAGCTAGTTCGAATGAACAGCAGCCCAAGGAAGGAGAGATTCTCAGGACGGTGAGAGTTGTTGTTAGCAGCGAAGGAGAGGGCTCTACGTTGACCTCGGAGCCGACGGCCAGCATCAGAGAGAGTTACAGAGAGCCCAGAGAGCCCAGAGAGCCCAGAGAGCGTTCGTGGAATACTTGGCCCAGTGGGCGCAGAGAAAGCGatttggagatgggggatgtGATTAGGGAGAACGAGCGGaagggtgggaagaagaacgAGTAG
- a CDS encoding hypothetical protein (MEROPS:MER0033198; COG:G; EggNog:ENOG503NWXI), whose translation MMMYSRALEQTALSSIREPASAIANMLLHYLALLPVAFAGSHKAPSATTLNGTYIGRYLPEFSQDLFLGIPFARAPVLGNPTPWDESWRGSRSAEYNGAICYCYAPPADMERANVTEKSDECLNLNVIRPSGIGKKKRLPVVVWLYGGGFVDGFGADINSNMSYIVQASVAQQMPIIAVTLNYRVGFLGFPGGAEVAKEGVTNLGFKDQRIALQWVHENIAAFGGDPDKVTLWGQSAGSHSITHQILAYGDQRGEKRLFRGAIMVSSSVGVGNSHHPTRYDALAGYKGIVRATNCTGAQDTLACLRRLSGDQLWEASMTVADLEVWKPMVDGDFVSMPPTLQLLSGKFRRDVSVLIGTGSDEGLGPSKSLPQDLDTDEDVHAMLRLLLLDARNETLDLIMRAYPAEAQGPPYALPMSETDRLCEEFRIAGGLRCGKQFRRFASMFGDFFVIAGRRAVAQKFAELGMTAYSYRFDTWPTSFPITNFTNFKPGFAGHSTDYSYFFRFPREHDLYGNNPPIPKGSEAHLQLSQGIAAKLIAYIYTGNPNAVSVPGFPVWPKYDVKKPTNMVFNATAHPDRLNVHIEPDTWHKEGMAIWPSHPIELDYRKTVPDNLRDL comes from the exons ATGATGATGTATTCCAGGGCTCTTGAACAAACAGCTCTCTCATCAATCAGAGAGCCAGCATCGGCCATTGCAAACATGCTACTCCATTATCTCGCTCTTCTTCCTGTTGCGTTTGCTGGGAGCCACAAAGCCCCCTCAGCAACCACGCTCAACGGTACCTACATCGGCCGTTACCTCCCTGAGTTTTCTCAGGATCTGTTTCTCGGAATCCCCTTCGCCAGAGCTCCCGTCCTTGGAAATCCCACCCCTTGGGACGAGTCCTGGAGAGGTTCCCGCTCCGCCGAGTACAATGGTGCAATTTGCTATTGCTATGCGCCGCCGGCAGACATGGAAAGGGCAAATGTGACCGAGAAGTCGGACGAATGCCTGAATCTCAACGTCATTCGACCATCTGGCATTGGTAAGAAGAAAAGGCTCCCTGTCGTTGTCTGGCTCTACGGCGGCGGGTTTGTTGACGGTTTCGGCGCCGATATCAACTCGAACATGTCCTACATCGTCCAAGCGAGCGTGGCCCAGCAGATGCCCATCATTGCCGTCACACTGAACTATCGTGTCGGTTTTCTTGGGTTCCCCGGCGGTGCTGAGGTAGCTAAGGAAGGCGTCACCAACTTGGGCTTCAAGGATCAACGGATAGCCCTGCAATGGGTCCATGAAAACATTGCCGCTTTTGGCGGCGATCCGGACAAGGTCACACTCTGGGGTCAATCTGCTGGAAGCCACTCCATCACTCATCAGATCTTGGCCTACGGAGACCAACGTGGCGAGAAGAGGCTTTTTCGGGGAGCCATCATGGTCAGCTCGTCAGTGGGCGTCGGAAactctcaccacccaacacGCTATGACGCTCTTGCCGGCTACAAGGGGATTGTTCGGGCGACAAACTGTACTGGCGCCCAAGACACTCTGGCCTGTCTGCGGAGACTGTCTGGGGACCAGCTGTGGGAAGCAAGTATGACAGTGGCCGACTTGGAAGTCTGGAAGCCGATGGTAGACGGAGACTTTGTGTCCATGCCTCCGACGCTCCAGCTTCTCTCGGGAAAGTTCCGTCGCGATGTGTCTGTCTTGATCGGAACCGGTAGTGATGAAGGCCTGGGCCCCTCCAAATCATTACCTCAAGACCTGGACACGGACGAGGATGTCCACGCGATGCTTAGATTGTTACTCCTTGACGCACGGAATGAGACACTCGACCTCATCATGCGAGCGTACCCTGCGGAAGCCCAGGGTCCGCCCTACGCTTTGCCAATGTCAGAGACAGATCGTCTGTGCGAGGAATTCAGGATTGCTGGGGGCTTACGCTGTGGGAAGCAGTTCCGGAGATTTGCTTCGATGTTTGGTGACTTTTTCGTGATCGCTGGTCGCCGGGCTGTCGCGCAGAAGTTTGCTGAGCTAGGCATGACGGCATATTCGTACCGGTTCGATACGTGGCCGACCTCCTTTCCGATCACCAACTTTACAAACTTTAAGCCTGGGTTTGCTGGTCACTCCACAGATTACTCTTACTTTTTCCGTTTCCCAAGGGAACACGACCTCTACGGCAACAACCCGCCAATTCCGAAGGGCTCTGAGGCGCATCTTCAGCTGTCACAGGGCATTGCTGCCAAGCTCATTGCCTACATCTACACTGGCAACCCCAACGCGGTCTCTG TCCCCGGCTTTCCTGTCTGGCCCAAGTACGACGTCAAGAAGCCGACTAACATGGTATTCAACGCCACCGCGCATCCCGACCGTCTCAACGTTCACATCGAGCCTGATACCTGGCACAAGGAGGGCATGGCAATCTGGCCAAGCCACCCGATCGAGCTGGACTACCGGAAGACTGTCCCTGACAATCTTAGAGACCTGTAA
- a CDS encoding hypothetical protein (EggNog:ENOG503P0PW; COG:E) — protein sequence MPLPAGVYRADHVGSFLRPKPILDAREKLDTQSITLDSLRAIEDEHISTVVKSQVQSGLQSITDGEFRRAWFHIDFLQHLAGVERHGSLSSTNVTSHGVTPPKIVVSGKLGHPNAIQVEDYKFVEKEVAKVSDGKTKITTKVCIPSPTMVHFRGGREAISTEAYPNLDPDFFDDLVQVYQAEIADLYAAGCRFVQLDDTNLAYLCDEGMRAEAAKRHGVDDPQALTKQYAKLINRAIAGRPKDMVIGIHLCRGNFRSQWFAEGGYEPVAETLFKELDVDVYFLEYDDQRSGDFQPLRFLPEGKIVVLGVMSSKKAALDDKEDIKRRLKEAAGYCPQGLDQLCLSHQCGFSSTVEGNDLTEEEQWAKVRLEVEIAKEVWGEDLSV from the coding sequence atgcccctccccgccggcgTCTACCGCGCCGACCACGTCGGCTCCTTCCTCcgccccaaacccatcctcGACGCCCGCGAAAAGCTCGACACCCAGTCCATCACGCTCGACTCCCTCCGCGCCATCGAAGACGAGCACATCTCGACCGTGGTCAAGTCCCAGGTCCAATCCGGCCTCCAGTCCATCACCGACGGCGAGTTCCGCCGCGCCTGGTTCCACATCGACTTTCTCCAACACCTCGCCGGCGTCGAGCGCCAcggctccctctcctccaccaatgTCACCTCCCACGGCGTGACACCCCCCAAGATTGTCGTCTCGGGCAAGCTAGGCCACCCAAACGCCATCCAGGTAGAGGACTACAAGTTTGTCGAAAAGGAAGTCGCCAAGGTATCCGACGGCAAGACAAAGATCACAACCAAAGTCtgcatcccctcccccaccatggTCCATTTCCGTGGTGGTCGCGAGGCGATCTCCACAGAGGCCtaccccaacctcgacccgGACTTTTTTGATGACTTGGTACAAGTCTACCAGGCTGAAATTGCCGACCTTTACGCTGCTGGATGTCGGTTTGTCCAGCTGGACGATACCAACCTCGCGTACCTCTGCGACGAGGGGATGCGCGCCGAGGCGGCCAAGCGCCACGGTGTGGATGACCCCCAGGCCCTCACGAAGCAGTACGCAAAGTTGATCAACCGGGCAATTGCGGGCAGGCCAAAGGATATGGTTATCGGCATCCACCTCTGCAGGGGTAACTTTCGGTCTCAGTGGTTCGCCGAGGGGGGTTACGAACCCGTCGCGGAGACGCTGttcaaggagctggatgtGGATGTTTACTTTTTGGAGTATGACGACCAGAGGTCGGGCGATTTCCAGCCGTTGAGGTTCTTGCCCGAGGGAAAGATTGTCGTTTTGGGGGTCATGAGCAGCAAGAAGGCCGCGTTGGATGACAAGGAGGATATCAAGAGGAGGCTGAAGGAGGCAGCGGGGTATTGTCCGCAGGGGCTGGACCAGCTTTGCTTGAGTCATCAGTGTGGGTTTAGCTcgacggtggaggggaatgaTCTTACCGAAGAGGAGCAGTGGGCCAAGGTGAGGCTGGAGGTCGAGATTGCgaaggaggtttggggggaggatttgtCTGTTTAG